In Salvelinus namaycush isolate Seneca chromosome 12, SaNama_1.0, whole genome shotgun sequence, the DNA window TGTGTCGTgaataagaacagcccttagccgtggtatattggccatacaccacaccccatctggccttattgcttaattatccTATTTTCCGCAAAGTGCATTTATATGCTGGACTGGTAGTAAGGAAATTTGAGGAAATAAATTGTTTCATATTAAATCATAACAGTATGTGCTGTCTAAGATCAGCCTGCAGAAGGTTGGCTTTCTCACTGAGATAAAATGTACATGCTCTCCTACTCAGTTGGGAGGAGAAAAAAAAGCTGAAGTCCTGCAagatcctgtgtggctcagttggtagagcatggtgcttacaacaccagggttgtgggttcgattcccatgggggaccagtatgcaAAAGTACAAAAACAATGTATGTACACActacttactgtaagtcgctctgtataaaacatctgctaaatgactaaaatgtaaatgcagTTTCTCATCTATCAGAATAAATAAACAGCCTTTGTTGCTGGTCATTTCAAATAGGATTTCCATAAGTAAATCATTTGCCGATGTGAACGCTTCAACACTGTTTGTGAAATAACACAGAGTTTGGCACTCTTCAAGGTTTATTTGTGACGGTAATCAACTTCGGCTGAGAATCTTGGTGACCTTTTAGAAAATGTAGCCCTATTTGGGAGCCGGTCCAAAGATAACAATGACTGTAACAATCCATGTGACAACACCATTTTTTGAAGACCATCTGCCCTAAATGTGCATTTGAAAAGGGAAGCTGCATAAACACTGCCACATATCGTGTTCTTGGTTCATCTTTGTGTTGCAATTTCAGAAAGATGGCTTGGAAATGGTTCCAAAGCTGCATAAATATGACTGTTTTGCTTGGATCTAACTATGAAACAAGTATCAACAAGGATTTAGGTTAATAATAAAAACCATGATTTGGACTTTATTGATCATCAGCAAAACGACACCAGGCCATTTCATAGAAACCTTGCAATTCTCAGTCGGATGGATGGACAATGGGGTCCTTTATGACAAGCTGGAGACACTAGTCCATCTGTGACATTTCCTTATCATAGCTGTGCTTTACAACCCTGTGACGCCCTGGAAGTGTAACATTCAAATAAAAATGAAAACCATGCCCTGTTTCTCCTTCATTTACTCCCTTGCTTTCAACTAAACGTATTCCGTGCTTTATGGCTTCTGGTTATATCCCATTTTAGGTATGTTTACGTTTTGTGTCATGGATGGCGAACATATGTTTCAGATCAATTCCACAAACGCTTCAAAAGCCATCTTTGCGTGCATGAGTCTGGTAGCCACTGTTTGGTTCCATGTCTAGAGACCTCTAGGGCCCATGCCTCTGTTATCGGTATGGAGGCTCAGGCTGGTGAGGGGCGGGTCTATAGAGCTGCTGTAACCGCATCGGTCTGGTTGACCAGCCTCCGGGTAACTGTCCAATGACCCGTAGGTTCACAGGATGCCCATGTCCAGAGAGCGAGTTACTGGGGCTCAGGATTTGGGTCTGGCCCGGCTGGGAGTCCAGCGGAGGTAGACTGGTGTGGGTCGGGGCAGATGGCGAGGTGGTGGAGGATGGTGGCAGGGGGAAGTGGGGAAGCAGGATGGCGGGGGTGAGGCCGTAGCGGAGCTGGAAGACCCGGGGCGGGCCCTGGGCCATGAAGCCGTTGGTCCGCTGGGGTTCCGGGTTCTCGTCCCGAATCTTGTCCTCTCGCTCCTCTGGCTTTTTGGGTTTGCTGGAATTCCGTTTGGCTCGGTTGAACTCCTGGATTTTCTCGGCCTGAGCACGGCGGATGTGGTAGCTCTTCCTGGAGCTTTGGAAGGAGTCCAGAAACCCCTCCAGGGGCACGTTCCCCTCCATGAACTTCTCCAGGAGGTCCTGCAAATCAGAGGCCCACAAATAAACGGGTATCAGAAGACAGGAATTCAAACAAAAGGATTCCCAACCCCTGGGAACAGTTCAAACACAGCCCCACATGTAAACGTAGATTTCACATTAACTTATGTTTTTCCATTAATACAGTGTTCACCACACTTCCACTGGAACAGCCCTAGAATGATTGTAATCAGTCTGACTGGCAACTGTGCCCCCAGTGATGGGGAGCAGGTGGAAGACCCGTCTAGCCCAGTATGGGGGGAGTGAATAATTCATGACAGTCTAGTATGCACGCACAGCCCACCTCCCCAAACACTCTAACCTCTGTCTGAGCACAGCCAATGGAAATTACTAAATTAACAGGCAGCTACTGGCTACGCACACAAAAAAGGCTTGGGTCATTACTGTGTCTCTTCCATATCGGATCAGCGCAAATGGTCCCCACAGTACCACCATAATTGCCCTGGACACTGTTTCTTTCTTCACAGTTGCCAGCTGTAGAGGGCTTGACATAATCAACACTATGATATTACCTTCAGCCTCTGGGGCTGAAATCTGGCGTCTTCAACAGGGAGCCGCTAAAGATAGTGCGGCGATACATAAAACCAAATGGTGTTAGAAGGCTGGAACACGCAAAAGGACCCACCCTTAATGCCATACGTTAGAGAAATTGATTGTGTGAAATCCATCTCATAAACAAATGGGCTGAGGGTCGTCTATTTTTGAGAGACCCATGTTTTTTCAGTGCTGGCTAAGAGCCATCACTCAACACAGTCCTATTATGATGAGGGTCACCCAATCAATCAGGCTGACTGCTGCCCTAACAACTTTGAGTCATGGAGCCATCAATCGGGGTTGTATGAGGTGGAGGAAGCACAGTTTATTTAAGTCTGTGAGCTGGACAGCCTTGCATGGATAAATCAAAACTGTTGGAAGGATTGTGTGTGGGGGGTAGTGTCTGGAAGTAAGCCTTTCTCTTGATGGGAATGTGCTGTATAGGACTGTAGTCTGTTCACAGTTATGCATTCGGTCACCTACTTAAAGGGTTTGTGAAATGAAGGATTACAAGGACCACTTGCTAATGGATCAAGCTCAATAAATGTGTTGCGCCATGTGTTCctcgccaaataaaaatgttttatcaCCTAGGACAGTACGAGGGCAGATTAAATGTGTCGAGGTTGCACAAATTGTTTGGTAAAAAATAACCTTTCACACAAGGGTAAAAACATACCGGTATGTGCCCAGCAAACTTGACCCCGTGACTCCATTTCCATTGGCCCTGTGCGGTTGGCAAGGTGtgcacaggctagcccacaccaagcctaGCTACTTCATAATATAGAGGCAGAGGCTCATTAGAATATTTTGGGATGTGGTTTGCACACAGTTCTTTTTGTGCAACCATTACTGAGAGTGTTCTGTTGTGTGACGCCAAAAATATTTGATCTTGTACACTGTCAACATTGAAGTCTTTATAAAGACAAAGATGGAATCCGCAGTAGGGGGAAATTGTGCCACTGGCCGCCCCACCTCCGTGattgtttttttttgtcaagCTGAGGAGCGTCGTGCagaatggtaaaaaaaaatgcAGTATGCTCTTCTAGCACACGTGCAATGATTTCCAAGGTGAAAAAAAAgtgttgtttgcagtaactttgTTGTTGTGATATCGCAAATGGATGTGGCAGTTTCACCatttaaggattccagctttaagtaCATGTGACATATTAGACTTAACAGTTTCTCTAATAAAATGTATGAATGAAAGCAACAACTTGGTTGTCTTTGCTAAATACCTTAAAGCTGGAAACATTAAGATGGGCTAGCCACATCTGTTTGCGATATTACAAGAACAAATAAGTTACTGAAAACAACATAGGCCAtatccgaatacccatactagcatactacatacttaaactgcataATATGTACTCATTGTCGCATACTATTTAGCACGTACCATTTAGTAAAAAGTATGCAGTATGCCACGGCTGCAACCAACGcagtagcggctcctgactggctgagtaGGTGTGTGGCAGAGTGCGGGTGGATTTTTCAAAATTCCAGACGTGCATAGCattaaccagcctgataatagCTCATTTCCAATTCAATTAATTTATCTAAACTCTGAATAGAATAGGAATGTAGTTATAGGCCCTACTCAGGCAagttataggcagactatcacattcgaCATATACCGTAGCCCATCTATCCTATTTAAAATGGACTGATGACAGAAACAGATAATTTGGTTCAATTTCAATATTTATTAGTGAAACCATAGTCctgtaacatacagtaccagtcaaacgtttggacaccaactcattccaaggtttttctttatttttactatattctagtggacatcaaaactatgaaataacacatatggaatcatcataaaaatatatttttgattttggattcttcaaagtagccaccctttgccttgatgacagctttgcacactcttggctttatctcaatagtaaaaataaagaaaacccctggaatgagtaggtgtgtccaaacttttgactgtaacTGTATATAAATGAAATCAAATATCCTAGTACACATAAAACCTTTTAATGTTAAAATCGAAAGGCTATTGCACAGAAAAACGTAGACGTCTGCTGCATCGCAATTTCAGAAACGCCGGACAGCAACATAaaactaacacggaacccaaaccggctgcgtatgcgctatcgtgcatacatttattttgtccccctacaccaaacgcgatcacgacacgcaggttaaaatatcaaaacaaactctgaaccaattacattaatttggggacaggtcgaaaaacattaaacatgtatggcaatttagctagttagcttacatttgctagctaatttgtcctatttaactagcttgctgttgctagctaatttgtcctgggatagaaacattgagttattttacctgaaatgcacaaggtcctctactccgacaattaatccacacataaaacggccaactgaatcgtttctagtcatctctcctccatccaggctttttcatctttgaacttatatggtgatcgcatctaaactttcatagtattaccacgaccaCCGGCAAAACAGtacg includes these proteins:
- the LOC120056503 gene encoding vacuolar protein sorting-associated protein 37D-like, which codes for MNTMSHFKDTNSIPDGYRALNTSELQELLQDEEKMDQIVRLNEKFQELQVDREILLTSNRSLAEESLARRPRLNNGKLQLAEKYRDLTNLATACREKQSRLEADIQKHSLQTAQNLLQEDVARAEEQSEDLLEKFMEGNVPLEGFLDSFQSSRKSYHIRRAQAEKIQEFNRAKRNSSKPKKPEEREDKIRDENPEPQRTNGFMAQGPPRVFQLRYGLTPAILLPHFPLPPSSTTSPSAPTHTSLPPLDSQPGQTQILSPSNSLSGHGHPVNLRVIGQLPGGWSTRPMRLQQLYRPAPHQPEPPYR